The Comamonas endophytica sequence CGCGCGTTCGCGCCGCTCTGCGCGCGAGATATTGGCTTATAACTATTGATTTTATATGCCGAAACGTCATGTCCGGCTTGCGCTACTTAGCGATCTCCACGCATTTCAAAATTTGCCTGGCAGGGGCATCGCTGGCCCCTCGTATCTTCCGGCAAACCCTGGAGTTTCCGACCCCGATCCGTTTGGTGACTTAGATAAGCTAATTAATAAAGAGGCCCTTCGATCTGATCTAGTCATGTGCGGGGGGGACATCTGTGACAAGGCCGACTTGGGCGGTTTTCAATTTGCATGGGCCAAACTAAACGCTCTAAAGGAGAAGTTAGGTGCAAGGGAGTTGATTGCCACTTGTGGCAACCATGATTTGAATTCTCGACTTGTCGATGCTGAGGAAGACCCAGATCCTAAAGGCGCACTTCAGACCGTCCAGCCAATGTTTCCATTTTCAGATGAGCGCCTTACTGATCGATTTTGGTCTCGGAACTTTGTGCTTGTGAATCCAATGCCTGGCGTACGAATCGTTGTGCTAAATACCAGCGCCTATCACGGTAACGGGGATAAAGAACATCACCATGGGCGAGTTTCGGAACGAACTATTACGGCTATCAAGAACGAACTGGATGCTCTTGAACCGGCCGATCTGAATATTCTTTTGTGTCATCATCATGTGCGTCCGCTTCAGGGTATTTGGGGAAAGGCACCTGATTCGGAATTTATGAAAAAGGGCATTGAACTCATAAGTACACTGACTAAATGTACGGCTACGCCCTGGCTTACTTTGCACGGGCATCGACATATTCCGAATTTGGAATTTACCGTCGATCCGTCATCGGTGGTAGTAGGCGCGTCTACCTTTTCAGCACAGATTCAGGGGCGATTCAACCAATTCCATCTTCTAGATGTAGAGGTAGATGAGACTGCTGCAGCCCCACTAAGGGGGACCATTGAAACATGGACTTGGAATGTGACAGGAGGTTGGCAGCGTCGACCTATTATGAATGACGGTGAAGGATTTCCTCCTATGTGCGGGTTTGGTTCCACATTTCAGCCGCGCGCGATTGTCTCAAAAATTGAACAAGTTCTTGGTACAGTTCCAGGTTTTTTGGACTGGAAAGATGTATTGATTCAAGTGCCGGACCTTAAATTCACTACGCCTGCGCACTTTCAACAAATAGAGTCTCTGCTAGAGAAGAGTCAAATAAACTTAAACAGAGATAGAGAGGGTCGCATATCCCAAGTTGGACGATCAGTGCCAAAATCTGAGGTTTCCGAATGAGTAATCCATCTGCAGCGTCACCATTTTTTGGCTCTTATAATGCAAGACATATAACCGCAGAGGAAGTGGCTCACCAATTCGTACCATCGAGCAAATTTTGGGAGTTGATCGCATTGAGGAATTCCCTTCTCATTGGACCACGGGGAAGTGGCAAAACGCATTTGTTGAAAATGCTTCAACCTAAGGCACTGGCCGCGTGGGAAGGGGAGGAAGGTGATATAGCGAGATCAAAGATTGACTACTGGAGTGTATTTACTCCAGCAGATATTAATTGGAAAACGCAGGTCGAGCACAAAGCCCAGTTGCTCTCAGGTGAAGCCCAGACACAGTTTTCAAACGCTGTTTTTTTGTCGCACTTTCGAGAAGCTTTTATATCTTGTTTGCTTCAAATAACACGAGATCGGCCTTCGAACGATCGCGGCGGCGAGTCGACCCGGGTTGAACTCTCAAGAGAGCGGGAAGTTGCTCTCTGTCTCGCTCTCGCTGATTCGTGGCATCTGCCGCTGAGGGTACCCTCGCTAAATGGTTTGAAGCTCGCTTTGGTCGAGGAAATGGTACACCTTGGTGTACCTCAAGCAATCGAGAATCTGTCACCCTACATGAAGCGATTGGCAAAGATGGATGTGCTCGGCGTTGCCCGTGAAATTGCCGAGAATTTTGTCAATGTCACCGAACTATACAACGCGCGCTGGGCACTGTGTTTTGATGAGCTTGAAATTGCTCCAATAACGATCCAGAAGGATCTTTTTAGATACCTCCGCTCAACAGATCAACGCTTTGTTTTCAAGCTGGCAATTAGTCCATCAAATGATGCGTCGGCACTTCTGAATCAAGAGTCAGCTGCATCTGCAGGTAATGATTTCGACGCGATCCCTCTTTGGTTTATCGACCAGAGTGAGCGTGAAATATTTTGCCGTCGGCTTTGGGAGAAATATGTTTCGGGAACCAAAGCAGCGACATTGTCACCAATGGCAATCCTTCAGAGATCGCGCTTTCAGTTTGCCAACGAAAAAAGCGCCTATGGACGCCGTCGCTATGACGAGGCAAGTCCTTGGAGTAAAGATTTTCAAGACCTTGAGCGTATTGATCGAAGTTTTTCCGATTACCTGCAGCAACGCGGAGTGAGGTCTTCGTCTCTAGAAAATGTCACTCGCGAAAAAATGAACTCGATTGTACGAAAGATTGCGCCGCTAGTTGGATTTAGGTCTGCTTATATGCAAGCGGCTAAGGGTGGCATAGTCGCAGAACCTGTAAGAAGGAAATTAAAGGGTCCGCCACCCGACGTTTTTTCTGGATGGGACGCAGTGTGTACTGCCACAGAGGGAAATCCAAGATGGTTCGGCGGTATCGCTTCGAGACTTATATTGAAATGGACACAGAGCCCTAGCGGGCAAGCGCTTACAAGAGAGCAGCAGACACACGAATTGCATGCGGCCGCAAAAAAATTTCTTGCATGGATCAACGCTATTCCTGTAGAAGTGACTCAGGAGAGTATGACTTATGTGAGTCTTCATGACTTAATAACTGCTCTTGCAAAGAGTTTTGAGCAAGAAGTCTTGGGGAAAATTTTTAAATCTGATCCGGTCCTCTCATTTACGGTCGATGAAGGAACGCCGCCCTCGGTGCAACGATTGGTGATTGCAGCACTAAATATCGGAGCTATTGTCATAGTAGATGATCAAGACGTGAATTTCACAGTAACTACGCCCGTGGGTCGTGTATTTAGGCTTGTACACCTTCTTGCACCGCACTTTAATCTTCCCATGCGCAAAGGAAAGACGCGAAATTTATCTACTATACTTTCAAAACAGTTGGGTTCACTTGATAAATATCGCCCTGTTCCCATTAAAATTGCTAATGGTTCCGAATCGGAACAGTTAGGATTATTCTGATGAGTAGCCGTCATACGTTTGTTCGGCCAAAAGTCGTCTCTATTGAGGAAGCTGACTGGCAGAAGGGAAATTATGATATTTCTGTATTTGCGCTAGGATTTGAAAGTCGTTCCACTTCTTTTTTAGGAAAAGTAAATGCTAAGGGGGCAATTGCTTATGGATTTGATCATGGGCATCAGATGGAGTATGAGTTAAATCTGAAGTTGTTTCAGAGCGCCGGAGTGGAGGTGCTTGATTTTTTAAGTGATAACGATTTTGAGGTTGCTTTTCGACAAACGTTGAGCGCACTTCCTGACGATAATCAGAAAAAAATATTCGTTGATGTTTCGTGCTTCACGCGTTTCCGTCTAGCGGCGATTGTTCATGAACTATTTATTCATGCAGGTTCGCGACATCAGGACCTCGTCGTCGATTTTGCCTATGCCGTAGCGAAATTTGAGAAGCCTAGCATTTTTAGGCAACCTAACACGGTGGTAGGGCCGGCCCATCGTGCTTTTGCTGGCTGGTCACAAGGTAACTATTCGTCCACTGCCACGATTCTGGGTCTTGGTTACGAACAGGACCAAGCAATTGGCGTAGTTGAATATCTACAGTCTGGAGAGGTCTGGGCATTTTCCCCTATCTCGCCGGTAGATGAATACAAGCCTGCGGTCGCAAAAGCTAATGAACTGCTTCTCTCTGAAATTCCCCCAAGTCATGTGATTGAATATGACGTGTGTTCGCCTGCTTCGGTCGTAACGACGCTGGAGTCAGTCGTTCGGGGGCTGACTGATGAGCATAGTGTGGTACTTGTGCCTTTTGGCCCGAAAATATTCGTGCTTTGCACTCTCATAGTTGCTGCGATCCGACAGGATGTAGCTGTCTGGCGTGTTAGTCAGGGTAGTCATATCAAGCCTCATGATAGGTCTGCAAGTCATATAAAAGTTGGTCTCAGACTAATTTTTCGAGCTGAAAATTAACCATGGTAGTTAATGTCGAAGTTTTCGAGATAATAATGAATAGAGTTTTTATGGGTAGATCTGGCCCTAATGCTACGCAGCCAGCATCTTCAACCGAGATATCATCGATACATCAAGGCTCATAAGCCATTAACCCATCCACATCCGTGAACTTGCCATAGATAGCGGGGTTCTCTCCCACTGCCAGCGCCTTGAAATGCGCTGTGCCGCACCTGATCTTGCCGCCCTCCCGGTCGCGCAGGTCATCGTCAAACAGGCTGCTCTTGGTTTCCACCACGAAGTACAGGTGCTCGTGCCCCTCGCGCTCCACCAGCACGGCCCAGTCGGGGTTGTAGCTACCCAAGGGGGTTGGTACTTTGAACCAACCGGGAAGCTTGGCATACACCTTGACCGCGTGGTTCTTCTCCAGCTGGTCTGCAAACTTCCATTCCACGGCTGAATCAATGGCTACGTGTTCGTAAACTGACTTTTCGGCATCCACGCGGGCGCTGTGCTCGTTCAGGTAGCCCATCAACACGTTCTTGGGATCTTCGAATAGCTCTTGTGCCCAGTAGGCTTCCTCTCCTAGTCGCTGGTACTTGATGCCGTCCACCAGGGCAAGACGCTTGCAGCGGTTGATGGATTGAGCCGCCATCTCGATGAAGTGTTGCGGGTTGCGCTTGAACTCGTTCAGCCGCGTGCTTTCAGTCAAGATGCGGACAATCGTCTTGCGCGTGAGCTGCGTGCGATCTTGCAGCTCGGTCAGGATGTCGGGTAGCTCGATATCGTTTTCGTTCAACGTGACTGAGTCTGCACCATTTTTTTCAGTGGCATCCACGCCAGACTTCGTAACCGAGATGCCGGCCTTGCGCCATTGCAGCCGCGTCTTGGCGATCTGTTGCATGTCGTTCAAGGCTTCAATGCACTTCTCAATCAGTTTCTCGTTGTCGAAGTGCACGCGGTAAGTAGTCTTGTGCTTGATGCGGTCCCACAAGGCCTGGAACTCGGCGCTGACCAACACCGACTTGCGGATGGCAATCTGCCTACGCTCGTCGGCGTTCTTCACTTCCAGCTTGCCGGATAGCTTTCTCAACACCCCTACGATTTGCGCGCGCTGGGCTTCAAATTCAACAGGCAGCATCAGCATGCCGTCTTTTAATGCGGTCTTCAGCGCGTCTTGAACCTTGCCCTTGTCCGTGATGTAGCCTTGTGCCTTCAAGTGCGCCCACAAAACCTTTGATGCCTCAAAGCCCAATGCAGTAAGCTCCCCGTTTTCTTGCGTCACAGTGATCGCAGAAAAGGCGTGTTGCTTAACGACGCCGAAGTCGATGCCGGCATCCTCATAGTCCTTCTGCAGCTTCTCTGCGAACTGCTCATAGCTCTCCGTCGCAATCACGGTCAATGTGTTGATCTCAAAACCACGCAGACGCTCGCCTTGCTGGTTCACGCACAGGCGCAGGCCGCGGCCAATGGTCTGCCGACGCCAGCGTTCTGTCTCACGGGTTGAAAAGTTGCAAATCTGGAAGACGTTGGGGTTGTCCCAACCTTCCTTCAAGGCAGAGTGTGAGAAGATGAATTTCAGCGGTGACTCGAAGCTCAGCAGCTTTTCCTTGTCGCGCATGATGAGGCTGTAGGTATCGTCATCGGCCGCAGTGCTGCCGCTTGTGTCCTTCATCATCTCCACCGTTTTGCCGCCCACTTTCTTCTTATCGATAGAGAAGTAGCCGTTGTGTACCTCTCCGGCCGCTGTGCTCAGGTCAATCTCGTTGAACAGGCTTTGGTAGTCGGGGTGGCGTGCCCATCGCTTGTATTCCTCTTCGAACATCAAGGCGTACTCGCCCTTCACAGCATTGCCTTGTTCATCGTATTGGCGATACTTGGCCACCTCATCGATGAAGAACAGGCTCAGCACCTTCACGCCCAGTGGGCGCAGGCGCTTCTCCTTGTCGAGGTGCTCCTTGATCGTTCGGCGGATCATTTCGTGCTGCACGGCGCTGGCGTCCACATCGCCCCAGGCCTCTCCAGCGCGCAAATAGACCTCGCTGCCAGGCACCTTCAGTTCGATGAACTGGTCGCCCTTTGCGGTGCGTATTTCGCCAATGCGGATGTTCGTGTACATCGGGCGTTTGGTTTCCTGCTCAAGGTCGAAGCCGTCTTGCACCGTGATGGGTTCGCGGCGCACAACGCCAGCGGCGTTTTCCTTGTCTACCTCAATGCTGGCGGTGATGACTCCCTTCTTGTTGCTCACGGCCAGCAGCTTCACGTAGGGCTTGTTGCCGCCGCCGTGCACCGTGGCCGCAGCTACCTCAATTTGCTTGACCAGCTTTTGCTCGTAGGCGTCCACTGCATCCAGCTGATAGACCATGTTGTGTTTGTCTATGTGCGTGGCCGAGTAGCGCAAGGCGCACAGCGGGTTCATGTGGGCCATGGCCTTCTTGCCCTTGCCATCCATGCCGCCGTCCACACTCTGCGGTTCGTCCACGATCAGGATCGGTCTGGTACTGCGGATCAAATCAATAGGGCGCTCGCCGCCAGTCTTCTCGCTGACCCGGTACATCTTGTTCTTCGACTTCTCGCGTCGCTTGGCCTCATCGGACTCTTCTGTCGCAGCTGCGGCCTCGTCGCCAAACTTGTTGATCGCACCCACGGTGATGACCATCATTTGAATATTCGGGCTGGTCGCGAAGTTGCGTACCTGGCCTAGCTTCTCTGAGTCGTATTGGAAGAACTCGTAGCCCTTGGCCCCCGGATACAGGCCCTCGAAGTGCTCGCGGGTGATTTCAAGCGTCTTGTTGACGCCTTCTTTGATCGCGACGGAGGGAACCACCACCACGAACTTGGTGAAGCCGTAGCGCTGGTTCAGCTCAAATGCCGTGCGCAGATACACATAGGTTTTGCCCGTGCCAGTTTCCATTTCTACGGTGAAGTCCCGCGCCTGCTTCGGTTTCAACGGATCAGAGGGTGGCAAGCCGTTGCGCAACTGCACCTTTTGCAGGTTCTCGCTCAGCTCTTCGTCCACGATCAGCTGCAAGGCATTGCCGATGCCGCCTTCAGCCGTAAACTGCTTGCCCTCGAAGCTCTGCTGCCCGGAATCGGTCAGGGCGTGTGTCCTAACGGAAAAGACTGAGTGGCAAATCTCCTGACCATGGAACAGGTCACACACGGCATCAATGGCTGCTTTTTGATAGGGCAGGTCGGGTTCAAAGTGGAGTTTCATGCTTCATACCTTGTTCTGGTCAATGGGCGTAAGCGCATGCCAGATTCAAATTCTTTTTTTGTCGAGCGGTCGGGTCATGGCTGACCTACCAAATTTTGATAGAGGGTACGCACTTCAGCCAACTGCGGAGCCAGGGCCTTGATACCAGATAGCAGCACCAGGCTTTGCCGCGCACGTGTGATCCCCACATACAGACGATTGATTTGCGACGCATTACCGAGGTCGTAGCGGTCAACTCCAGCCAGCAGCACTACATCGAACTCCAAGCCTTTGGAATTTGCCACGTCCGCGAAATGCCGCACATGGCGCCGGGCCAGATTGACCTTTTCTGAAAGTTCAGCCTCAACCATGCGTTCGCGCAACTCAACCTCAAGGCGCTTGTAGGTCTTTGCTGCTGTGGCGGCATCAGGGAACAGCACGGCCACGGTCTGATGGCGCTTGGCCGAGGCTAAGGCCTCAACAATTCGTGCGTCCATGGCGTCATCCGTTTCGCACACTTGAATGCGAGGCCGCACTAAGCTTGCGCCTTCTTGTCGCGCCGTCTCCGCCAAAGCTGTGGAGGGCTTTTTTCCGCCTTGTAAAACAGAACGGAAACTTGCGCTGAACAAAGCCAATCCCGGCGCATCGGCTTGACGAAGGTTTTGTGTCAGCAGCACGTGAGGCACTGATTGCCCCGGGAAGCAGGCTTTCAAGTCGATGCTGCTGCCATGGTGCAGCTTCTGTGCAATGTCTCCCACTACGGTTACGGCTCGGTATTTTGGGTTCGACTGCTCAACCATCAAAAACACCTGCTGTTCGGTGAAATCTTGAACTTCATCGACAAACACAGCTTGATAGAACGTCAGCTCCTGCAGTTGCCGCAAGCCGCCTTGCTTCAGCCCGCGTCCCACCAAATGACTCAGACACAGCAGAAGGTCGATGTCCTCGTCAGCCAACTTGAACTTGCTCAACTGCGCATGCAGGCGCTTTGCCAGTGCTGCATCCGGGAACTGGTTGGAAGACTCTTGCAACGCAGTAAGGTACTGGTCGGCCACGCTGGCCAGGGGCTGCAATAGCTTACGGCGGAGCACGCGGCGGAAGACGGCATCCGGCGTGCTGCTGCGCGGCTGGCCCGGCGCTGATGTCTCGACCGTTGCGTCCGCGTCGTCATCAGTCAGCTCTTCGTCGCTTTTTCCATCGTCCGTGGGCAAGAGTGGAAGCTTGGCGCGTCCCCAACCAAACATTCGAGGTAAGCGACGCAACGAGCCTTCTACCGGCGCGTAGACCAATTCGGTTGCCTCAGGTAAAAGCCGCATGAAAAGGTGGTTCACATCAGAGGCCACGGCGTAGACATTCTTGCCCGATGGTTCGCGTGCAATGACCTTGCCCGAAGTCATCAACGCCCGCGTCTCTTCAGACCATGCCAAGGATTCGCCGGTGGTGGTGAGCAACTGCAAAGTTGGGTCTATGGGGCCATCCGCATCGATAAATACTAGTCGCTGGCCCGAGACGAAGTACAACGCCGCCTTGCGCTCCACCAGTTTGCGTGCCAAAGCGTTTTCATCGTTTGCAAACAAGACTTGATCATCAACGCGAGTCCAAATCACCTTGGCACCCATCACGCGCTTGCGAACATCTTCCACTTTGTTCAGCAGTCGTAGTGCAAGCCGGTCTAACGCAAAGGTGCCCGGGCGCGGGGACTGGGCTAGCTCGGTGGAGATTTGTTGTAGGTCTTGTTGCAAGTATTCAAGCGCAACGTTGGCAACTCGCACGACCTTCGCTCGTGCAGCGGGCTCAAACGGTTCGGCTAGCTCTGATGCGCTGGGCAGAACGTCAGTCAGCCGGGCCGCAATTTGCCTGGCAATTGCCTGGTCTGCCGAATGCAACCATTGCATGGTTGACGCTGCGTGAGCCTCCCGAGCCTCAGCGAAACCAACCCACCGGCGGCCCGGCACCGGGCTACTGGTCAGGCGGCGGTGCTCCCGAAGTCGGGTTTGCAGTTCTTTGTATTCATGCACCGGAAGGTTGGGCAAGTCGATGCGGCGGCAAGTTTCTTGCAGATACTGAATCAGCTCTCCAGTACGTACAAAGCCAACGCAACTTTCTTGTGAAAACTGCCCGGCAAAATCCGCAGACCAGTAATCTTGGTCTTGCCCCACAACATCGCGGAACAACTGTTCATCGGTCACGCTCGCTGCATTGAAAGTGGTCAGCATCTTCATGCGGCCCAACGCAGCCGAAGTCTTGCCAGAGCCTGCAATCCCTTCCACAAACATTGCGCCTACTGGGGAGCGAGCAATGATCTGGTTTTGTTCAACGGTTTGATGCGTGAAGAAGCGCTCGCTCAGGCCGAAATATTCTTCCTGCTTCACTGGCGGCTCATCAAGATTCCCGTCCTCGTCGCCATCAATCTCCAGTTCGGTGTCGAAATCATCAGAGTCATCCACCACGACGAACTCTGCAATCTGCACCTCGGCAGGTGGCAGTTCAACCGGCGTAGCTTGCATAACTGGCGCGCTAGGAACAATGACCTGTATCGAAGGTTCTCCGGCTGGCGTCGTTGGCTTTGCTGCTCCTTTTTTACC is a genomic window containing:
- a CDS encoding metallophosphoesterase family protein produces the protein MPKRHVRLALLSDLHAFQNLPGRGIAGPSYLPANPGVSDPDPFGDLDKLINKEALRSDLVMCGGDICDKADLGGFQFAWAKLNALKEKLGARELIATCGNHDLNSRLVDAEEDPDPKGALQTVQPMFPFSDERLTDRFWSRNFVLVNPMPGVRIVVLNTSAYHGNGDKEHHHGRVSERTITAIKNELDALEPADLNILLCHHHVRPLQGIWGKAPDSEFMKKGIELISTLTKCTATPWLTLHGHRHIPNLEFTVDPSSVVVGASTFSAQIQGRFNQFHLLDVEVDETAAAPLRGTIETWTWNVTGGWQRRPIMNDGEGFPPMCGFGSTFQPRAIVSKIEQVLGTVPGFLDWKDVLIQVPDLKFTTPAHFQQIESLLEKSQINLNRDREGRISQVGRSVPKSEVSE
- a CDS encoding type III restriction-modification system endonuclease, whose protein sequence is MKLHFEPDLPYQKAAIDAVCDLFHGQEICHSVFSVRTHALTDSGQQSFEGKQFTAEGGIGNALQLIVDEELSENLQKVQLRNGLPPSDPLKPKQARDFTVEMETGTGKTYVYLRTAFELNQRYGFTKFVVVVPSVAIKEGVNKTLEITREHFEGLYPGAKGYEFFQYDSEKLGQVRNFATSPNIQMMVITVGAINKFGDEAAAATEESDEAKRREKSKNKMYRVSEKTGGERPIDLIRSTRPILIVDEPQSVDGGMDGKGKKAMAHMNPLCALRYSATHIDKHNMVYQLDAVDAYEQKLVKQIEVAAATVHGGGNKPYVKLLAVSNKKGVITASIEVDKENAAGVVRREPITVQDGFDLEQETKRPMYTNIRIGEIRTAKGDQFIELKVPGSEVYLRAGEAWGDVDASAVQHEMIRRTIKEHLDKEKRLRPLGVKVLSLFFIDEVAKYRQYDEQGNAVKGEYALMFEEEYKRWARHPDYQSLFNEIDLSTAAGEVHNGYFSIDKKKVGGKTVEMMKDTSGSTAADDDTYSLIMRDKEKLLSFESPLKFIFSHSALKEGWDNPNVFQICNFSTRETERWRRQTIGRGLRLCVNQQGERLRGFEINTLTVIATESYEQFAEKLQKDYEDAGIDFGVVKQHAFSAITVTQENGELTALGFEASKVLWAHLKAQGYITDKGKVQDALKTALKDGMLMLPVEFEAQRAQIVGVLRKLSGKLEVKNADERRQIAIRKSVLVSAEFQALWDRIKHKTTYRVHFDNEKLIEKCIEALNDMQQIAKTRLQWRKAGISVTKSGVDATEKNGADSVTLNENDIELPDILTELQDRTQLTRKTIVRILTESTRLNEFKRNPQHFIEMAAQSINRCKRLALVDGIKYQRLGEEAYWAQELFEDPKNVLMGYLNEHSARVDAEKSVYEHVAIDSAVEWKFADQLEKNHAVKVYAKLPGWFKVPTPLGSYNPDWAVLVEREGHEHLYFVVETKSSLFDDDLRDREGGKIRCGTAHFKALAVGENPAIYGKFTDVDGLMAYEP
- a CDS encoding ATP-binding domain-containing protein, translated to MALTDNDKREYSAEEITVLEGVIDYADRMIFDDQNLNALGGFADTSGYVSHSSTSLYKQLRRNAYAKTVVIETELKGRLEFRLSSTEAVYPNEASGYCTPHSAVGRVATFFQPGYEGHSKRWGDYRIIETRSFDRYGGPDFEPNVRNFLHMRISDDNGGKDVVSDLRAFIGKKGAAKPTTPAGEPSIQVIVPSAPVMQATPVELPPAEVQIAEFVVVDDSDDFDTELEIDGDEDGNLDEPPVKQEEYFGLSERFFTHQTVEQNQIIARSPVGAMFVEGIAGSGKTSAALGRMKMLTTFNAASVTDEQLFRDVVGQDQDYWSADFAGQFSQESCVGFVRTGELIQYLQETCRRIDLPNLPVHEYKELQTRLREHRRLTSSPVPGRRWVGFAEAREAHAASTMQWLHSADQAIARQIAARLTDVLPSASELAEPFEPAARAKVVRVANVALEYLQQDLQQISTELAQSPRPGTFALDRLALRLLNKVEDVRKRVMGAKVIWTRVDDQVLFANDENALARKLVERKAALYFVSGQRLVFIDADGPIDPTLQLLTTTGESLAWSEETRALMTSGKVIAREPSGKNVYAVASDVNHLFMRLLPEATELVYAPVEGSLRRLPRMFGWGRAKLPLLPTDDGKSDEELTDDDADATVETSAPGQPRSSTPDAVFRRVLRRKLLQPLASVADQYLTALQESSNQFPDAALAKRLHAQLSKFKLADEDIDLLLCLSHLVGRGLKQGGLRQLQELTFYQAVFVDEVQDFTEQQVFLMVEQSNPKYRAVTVVGDIAQKLHHGSSIDLKACFPGQSVPHVLLTQNLRQADAPGLALFSASFRSVLQGGKKPSTALAETARQEGASLVRPRIQVCETDDAMDARIVEALASAKRHQTVAVLFPDAATAAKTYKRLEVELRERMVEAELSEKVNLARRHVRHFADVANSKGLEFDVVLLAGVDRYDLGNASQINRLYVGITRARQSLVLLSGIKALAPQLAEVRTLYQNLVGQP